A window from Trueperaceae bacterium encodes these proteins:
- a CDS encoding ribose-phosphate pyrophosphokinase encodes MRSGEDVKLFSGNANPALARAVAEHLGGSLAHGTVTQFPDGETRISIDESVRGGDCYIIQSTCAPVNHHLMELLVLIDALRRASAWRINAVVPYFGYARQDKKMQAREPITAKLVANLLETAGADRVITIDLHAGQIQGFFDVPVDHLTALKILGNHLKTLDLTDCVVVSPDVGRATESRRLANFLNLPLVMLYKRRTSPTDTEVTHVIGDVEGKRPIIMDDMISTAGTMRRGIEALLALGAKPDVRVAATHAVFTPPALERLSHPAVSGIYVTDTIPLEETNDRITVLSVAPLLAQAIRNVHDHVSVSSLFGG; translated from the coding sequence GTGAGGAGCGGCGAGGACGTCAAGCTCTTCAGCGGCAACGCCAACCCGGCGCTGGCACGTGCGGTCGCCGAGCACCTTGGCGGCAGCCTCGCGCACGGCACCGTCACCCAGTTCCCTGACGGCGAGACGCGCATCAGCATCGACGAGAGCGTGCGCGGCGGCGACTGCTACATCATCCAGTCCACCTGCGCACCCGTGAACCACCACCTCATGGAGCTGCTGGTGCTCATCGACGCCCTGCGGCGTGCGTCCGCGTGGCGGATAAACGCCGTCGTCCCGTACTTCGGGTACGCGCGGCAGGACAAGAAGATGCAGGCGCGAGAACCCATCACGGCCAAGCTCGTCGCCAACCTGCTGGAGACCGCCGGCGCGGACCGCGTCATCACCATCGACCTGCACGCCGGCCAGATCCAAGGTTTCTTCGACGTCCCCGTCGACCACCTGACCGCGCTCAAGATCCTGGGCAACCACCTGAAGACGCTCGACCTGACCGACTGCGTGGTCGTGTCGCCGGACGTGGGCCGCGCCACGGAGTCGCGGCGCCTCGCGAACTTCCTTAACCTGCCGCTCGTGATGCTCTACAAGCGCCGCACCAGCCCGACCGACACCGAGGTCACCCACGTCATCGGAGACGTCGAGGGCAAGCGCCCCATCATCATGGACGACATGATCTCGACCGCTGGCACCATGCGCCGCGGCATCGAGGCGCTGCTGGCGTTGGGTGCCAAGCCCGACGTGCGCGTCGCGGCCACCCACGCCGTGTTCACGCCGCCGGCTCTCGAGCGGCTCAGCCACCCGGCCGTCAGCGGCATATACGTCACCGACACCATCCCCCTCGAGGAGACGAACGACAGGATCACCGTGCTGAGCGTCGCCCCGCTGCTCGCGCAGGCGATCCGCAACGTGCACGACCACGTGTCGGTGAGTTCGCTCTTCGGCGGCTGA
- a CDS encoding 50S ribosomal protein L25, producing MRLNAEKRVPGTAAQLRRAGMLPGIVYNQELNEPIAVELRAFDKAFRAQGTSSLIDLVIDGTERSVVVKQVQMDKRRREPMHVDFYAVTADRPLEVNVPIELRGTPVGVREGGLLDVQRREVKIAVLPRFIPNHVEIDVGHLAIGESLHVRDLVAHLPGEAHVLDDLDLSIAAVVPPRVADEAETEAAPTEPEVIGAAGEEQGEG from the coding sequence ATGAGACTCAATGCCGAGAAGCGCGTGCCAGGCACGGCCGCGCAGTTGCGCCGCGCCGGGATGCTGCCCGGCATCGTGTACAACCAGGAGTTGAACGAGCCCATCGCCGTCGAGCTGCGCGCCTTCGACAAGGCGTTCCGGGCGCAGGGCACTTCGAGCCTGATCGACCTCGTCATCGACGGCACGGAGCGCTCCGTGGTGGTCAAGCAGGTGCAGATGGACAAGCGCCGCCGCGAGCCGATGCACGTGGACTTCTACGCCGTCACCGCCGACCGTCCGCTCGAGGTCAACGTCCCCATCGAACTGCGGGGCACGCCGGTGGGCGTGCGCGAGGGCGGGCTGCTCGACGTGCAGCGGCGCGAGGTCAAGATCGCGGTGCTGCCGCGCTTCATCCCGAACCACGTCGAGATCGACGTCGGTCACCTGGCCATCGGCGAGAGCCTGCACGTCAGGGACCTCGTGGCGCACCTCCCCGGCGAGGCGCACGTGCTCGACGACCTGGACCTCTCCATCGCCGCCGTCGTGCCGCCCCGCGTCGCCGACGAGGCCGAGACCGAGGCCGCGCCCACCGAGCCCGAGGTCATCGGCGCCGCCGGCGAGGAGCAGGGCGAGGGTTGA
- a CDS encoding aminoacyl-tRNA hydrolase: MPQASSQAVKLVVGLGNPGPRYSGTRHNAGFLVVEELARRHGGAFRTQKSARVAKLPPGTLGPTAVTLLEPLTFMNLSGRAVQGAATRDGVRPQELLVVHDDIDLPLGRLRVRIGGSSGGQRGVADIARALGPDFARVKVGVGRPPEGWSTEGWVLSRFTPEEAGLLGEVVARAADAVELVARHGTERAMNEVNGLDLAAERRAPPD; this comes from the coding sequence CTGCCCCAGGCGTCCTCGCAAGCAGTCAAGCTCGTGGTCGGCCTCGGTAACCCGGGGCCGCGCTACTCCGGAACCCGGCACAACGCCGGGTTCCTCGTCGTGGAGGAGCTTGCGCGCCGGCACGGCGGCGCGTTCAGGACCCAGAAGTCGGCGCGCGTTGCCAAGCTGCCACCCGGCACGCTGGGGCCGACCGCCGTGACGCTGCTGGAGCCGCTCACCTTCATGAACCTCTCCGGCAGGGCGGTGCAGGGCGCCGCCACGCGCGACGGCGTGAGGCCGCAGGAGCTGCTGGTCGTTCACGACGACATCGACCTGCCGTTGGGCCGGCTCCGGGTGCGCATCGGCGGCAGCAGCGGTGGTCAGCGCGGCGTCGCCGACATCGCCCGCGCCCTCGGTCCCGACTTCGCCAGGGTCAAGGTCGGGGTCGGTCGCCCGCCGGAGGGGTGGAGCACGGAGGGGTGGGTGCTGAGCCGCTTCACGCCGGAGGAGGCGGGGCTCCTCGGCGAGGTGGTGGCCCGCGCCGCCGACGCCGTCGAGCTCGTGGCGCGCCACGGGACGGAGCGAGCGATGAACGAGGTCAACGGGCTGGACTTGGCGGCGGAGCGGCGGGCACCTCCGGATTAG
- the pstC gene encoding phosphate ABC transporter permease subunit PstC yields MLAAGELRRERLLGGALAAAAWLTVLVTVAVVVVLASETFAFFRDPAVNALEFFTGARWTPLFADKHFGIAPLVAGTLQVTAIAMLVGVPLGIGSAVYLAEYASPATRRRVKGALELLAGVPTVVLGYFALLFVTPWLQGFVPGLKLFNALSAGIVMGFMLLPIVSSLATDAMLAVPLALREAGYGLGAGKLDVVVKVVLPAAFSGVVAAAMLAFSRAVGETMIVTLAAGQRPLLTLDPRETIATMTSFIVQAATGDQAAGSTAARALYAVAATLFVITLAVNVVAQALVERYRERYE; encoded by the coding sequence GTGCTGGCGGCGGGCGAGTTGCGGCGCGAGCGCCTCCTGGGCGGGGCGCTGGCGGCGGCGGCGTGGCTGACCGTGCTGGTCACCGTGGCGGTGGTGGTCGTCCTGGCGAGCGAGACCTTCGCCTTCTTCCGCGATCCGGCGGTGAACGCGCTCGAGTTCTTCACGGGCGCGCGGTGGACGCCCCTCTTCGCCGACAAGCACTTCGGCATCGCGCCGCTCGTTGCCGGCACGCTGCAGGTGACGGCCATCGCCATGTTGGTCGGGGTGCCGCTCGGCATCGGCAGCGCCGTCTACCTGGCGGAGTACGCCTCGCCCGCGACGCGGCGCCGCGTGAAGGGCGCGCTCGAGCTCCTGGCAGGCGTGCCGACGGTCGTCCTCGGCTACTTCGCCCTCCTCTTCGTGACGCCGTGGCTGCAGGGGTTCGTGCCGGGCTTGAAGCTGTTCAACGCCCTGTCGGCCGGGATCGTGATGGGGTTCATGCTCCTCCCGATCGTCTCCTCCCTGGCCACCGACGCCATGTTGGCCGTGCCCCTGGCGTTGCGGGAGGCGGGCTACGGCCTGGGGGCGGGCAAGCTCGACGTGGTGGTGAAGGTCGTGTTGCCCGCCGCCTTCTCGGGCGTGGTGGCGGCCGCGATGCTGGCGTTCTCCCGCGCCGTGGGCGAGACGATGATCGTGACCCTCGCGGCCGGCCAACGCCCGCTCCTGACCCTGGACCCGCGGGAGACGATAGCCACCATGACCTCGTTCATCGTCCAGGCCGCCACGGGAGACCAGGCCGCCGGGTCGACGGCGGCGCGCGCGTTGTACGCCGTCGCGGCCACCCTCTTCGTGATCACGCTGGCGGTGAACGTGGTGGCGCAGGCCTTGGTCGAGCGCTACCGGGAGCGGTACGAGTGA
- the pstB gene encoding phosphate ABC transporter ATP-binding protein, whose translation MGQPPAEEHVTVRTDPVPPGEAVVEIDGFSLWYGGFRALKDVSLAVPRNAVTALIGASGCGKSSLLRSINRMNDLVEGVRTEGRVRYEGEELYGAGVDPVAVRRRVGMVFQRPNPFPKSIADNVTFGPRLAGRRGDLGAVVERSLRDAALWEEVKGKLKGSALGLSGGQQQRLCIARALATEPQVLLMDEPTSALDPIATDRIERLIVELKERYTVIIVTHNMQQAGRVSDRTAFMHLGTLVEEGPTDQMFTAPRHELTERYVSGRFG comes from the coding sequence GTGGGTCAACCGCCAGCGGAAGAGCACGTGACCGTCAGGACGGACCCGGTGCCGCCGGGCGAGGCCGTGGTGGAGATCGACGGCTTCAGCCTCTGGTACGGCGGCTTCAGGGCGCTCAAGGACGTGTCGCTGGCCGTTCCCCGCAACGCCGTCACGGCCCTCATCGGCGCGTCCGGCTGCGGCAAGAGCTCGCTACTGCGCAGCATCAACCGCATGAACGACCTCGTGGAGGGCGTGCGGACGGAGGGGCGGGTGCGCTACGAGGGGGAGGAGCTGTACGGCGCGGGGGTGGACCCAGTCGCGGTGCGGCGGCGCGTGGGCATGGTGTTCCAGCGGCCCAACCCGTTCCCGAAGTCGATTGCCGACAACGTGACCTTCGGGCCGCGGCTGGCCGGGCGCCGCGGCGACCTCGGCGCGGTGGTAGAGCGTTCGCTCCGGGACGCGGCGCTATGGGAGGAGGTCAAAGGGAAGCTGAAGGGGTCGGCGTTGGGGCTCTCCGGCGGGCAGCAGCAGCGCCTCTGCATCGCCCGCGCGCTCGCGACCGAGCCGCAGGTGCTGCTCATGGACGAGCCCACGAGCGCGCTCGACCCGATCGCGACCGACAGGATAGAGCGCCTGATCGTGGAGCTGAAGGAGCGCTACACCGTGATCATCGTGACCCACAACATGCAGCAGGCGGGGCGCGTCTCCGACCGCACCGCCTTCATGCACCTCGGCACGTTGGTGGAGGAGGGGCCCACCGACCAGATGTTCACGGCGCCAAGGCACGAGCTCACCGAGCGTTACGTGTCCGGCCGCTTCGGGTGA
- the rny gene encoding ribonuclease Y, with protein sequence MSPTVTYLLLLALGLVAGAILGNYLLRKRERDAEAEAEKRVAQRLADAEREARTITEQASKAMEAELAKARRHWEEDEAAKRRRLEDELRHLRETAKAEAERGLAEIERDRVTAREARDEARRDRERLEQQEERLNRRSEQQDARALRLDEAEERLNQRVAEVVTREEGIDTREAAVEAQLHEIAQLSREQATQLILDKLERELEREKAVRVRATLERADAESRKRSQDILAQAIQRSASEVSAAISVSVVPIPSDAMKGRIIGREGRNIRAFEALTGVDLIIDDTPEAVLLSSFNPIRREVAQLALTELVTDGRIHPARIEEVVHKAQQEMQTYIRERGDEAALEANVVGLKPGLIQLLGRMQFRTSYGQNILKHSVQVAHLSGIIAAELGVDEAMARRAGLLHDIGKSIDREIEGTHTEIGANLGRRFGEPKEVVDAIANHHDLDQAETLFPIIVNAADAISAARPGARRETLESYIKRLEGLESIATSFPGVDSAFAIQAGRELRIIVQPERVDDASAVLLARDIANRIEQDMEYPGQVQVTVVRESR encoded by the coding sequence GTGAGTCCCACCGTCACGTACCTGCTCCTGCTCGCCCTCGGCCTCGTCGCGGGCGCCATCCTCGGGAACTACCTCCTCCGCAAGCGCGAACGCGACGCGGAGGCGGAGGCGGAGAAGCGCGTGGCGCAGCGCCTGGCGGACGCCGAACGCGAGGCCCGCACCATCACCGAGCAGGCCTCGAAGGCGATGGAGGCAGAACTCGCCAAGGCCCGGCGGCACTGGGAGGAGGACGAGGCCGCCAAGCGGCGGCGCCTCGAGGACGAGCTCAGGCACCTGCGGGAGACCGCCAAGGCGGAGGCCGAACGGGGCCTCGCCGAGATCGAGCGCGACCGCGTCACAGCGCGCGAGGCGCGCGACGAGGCGCGCCGCGACCGGGAGCGCCTGGAGCAGCAGGAGGAGCGCCTCAACCGCCGGAGCGAGCAGCAGGACGCCCGGGCGCTGCGCCTCGACGAGGCGGAGGAACGCCTCAACCAGCGCGTTGCCGAGGTCGTGACGCGCGAGGAGGGCATCGACACGCGCGAGGCGGCCGTCGAGGCGCAGCTTCACGAGATCGCGCAGCTGAGCCGCGAGCAGGCGACGCAACTGATCCTCGACAAGCTCGAGCGCGAACTCGAGCGCGAGAAGGCGGTGCGCGTCCGGGCCACCCTCGAGCGCGCCGACGCCGAGTCGCGCAAGCGGTCGCAGGACATCCTCGCGCAGGCCATCCAGCGCTCCGCCTCGGAGGTCTCGGCCGCCATCAGCGTCTCGGTCGTGCCCATCCCCAGCGACGCCATGAAGGGCCGCATCATCGGACGCGAGGGGCGCAACATCCGCGCCTTCGAGGCGCTCACGGGCGTGGACCTCATCATCGACGACACGCCGGAGGCCGTCCTGCTCTCCAGCTTCAACCCCATCCGGCGCGAGGTGGCTCAGCTGGCGCTCACCGAGCTCGTGACGGACGGGCGGATCCACCCGGCGCGCATCGAGGAGGTCGTCCACAAGGCCCAGCAGGAGATGCAGACCTACATCAGGGAGCGCGGCGACGAGGCGGCGCTCGAAGCCAACGTGGTGGGCCTCAAGCCGGGGCTGATCCAGCTCCTCGGCCGCATGCAGTTCCGAACCAGCTACGGCCAGAACATACTCAAGCACTCGGTGCAGGTGGCGCACCTGTCGGGGATCATCGCGGCCGAGCTCGGCGTGGACGAGGCGATGGCCCGCCGCGCGGGGCTGCTCCACGACATCGGCAAGTCGATCGACCGGGAGATCGAGGGGACCCACACCGAGATCGGGGCGAACCTCGGGCGGCGCTTCGGCGAGCCGAAGGAAGTCGTCGACGCCATCGCGAACCATCACGACCTGGACCAGGCGGAGACGCTCTTCCCCATCATCGTCAACGCCGCCGACGCCATCTCCGCCGCCCGGCCGGGCGCGCGGCGCGAGACGCTCGAGAGTTACATCAAGCGCCTCGAGGGGCTCGAGAGCATCGCGACCAGCTTCCCGGGCGTGGACAGCGCCTTCGCCATCCAGGCCGGCCGAGAGCTGCGCATCATCGTGCAGCCCGAGCGCGTCGACGACGCCTCGGCCGTCCTGTTGGCGCGCGACATCGCGAACCGTATCGAGCAGGACATGGAGTACCCGGGCCAGGTGCAGGTGACGGTCGTGCGGGAGTCGCG
- the pstA gene encoding phosphate ABC transporter permease PstA encodes MIGGGRGRLLRGRLFGAGALAAALLGLAVLAALLVDVALDTVSWQVVEPAGSGESFAFLDGFALAGSWERVVRLELAARGVNPEAADALLADREQRRLFAARNRVRLMWAVDGAPLRWVVSSSRDRLVRDEGLLAGARAYRELMAEAGPGRQLYLNPWLNPGFLRRLPSRTPLLAGVGPALAGSLWVIGLVALIAVPLGVGAAVYLEEYGGRSRAARLLEVNLRNLAGVPSVVYGILGLTVFVRLMRLGPVVLAAALTLALLVLPVVVVATREGLRAVPDSLRQAAYGLGAAKSQVVFKVVLPAARAGVVTGVILAVARAIGETAPLLIIGAAAFVPGVPSGPLSQFTVLPIQIYSWVGENDPEFAHLASAGIVVLLVVLALMYAVAARLRRALESRA; translated from the coding sequence GTGATCGGCGGGGGGCGGGGTCGGCTGCTCCGCGGCCGGCTGTTCGGGGCGGGCGCGCTCGCGGCGGCGCTCCTCGGGCTGGCGGTGCTGGCCGCGCTCCTGGTCGACGTGGCGCTCGACACCGTCTCCTGGCAGGTGGTCGAGCCTGCGGGCAGCGGCGAGAGCTTCGCCTTCCTCGACGGCTTCGCGCTAGCGGGAAGCTGGGAGAGGGTGGTGCGCTTGGAGCTCGCGGCGCGGGGCGTGAACCCGGAGGCGGCGGACGCCCTGCTGGCGGACCGGGAGCAGCGCCGCCTCTTCGCGGCCAGGAACCGGGTGCGGCTCATGTGGGCCGTCGACGGCGCGCCCCTCAGGTGGGTGGTCTCGAGCAGCCGCGACCGCCTCGTCCGAGATGAGGGGCTGCTGGCGGGCGCCCGCGCCTACCGCGAGCTCATGGCCGAGGCGGGGCCGGGTCGGCAGCTCTACCTGAACCCGTGGCTCAACCCCGGCTTCCTGAGGCGGTTGCCGTCGCGGACGCCGCTCTTGGCCGGGGTCGGTCCGGCGCTCGCCGGCAGCCTGTGGGTGATCGGCCTGGTGGCGTTGATCGCCGTGCCGCTCGGAGTGGGCGCCGCCGTCTACCTGGAGGAGTACGGCGGCAGGTCGCGGGCGGCCCGGCTGCTCGAGGTCAACCTCCGCAACCTCGCGGGAGTCCCGAGCGTCGTGTACGGCATCTTGGGCCTGACCGTCTTCGTGCGGCTCATGCGACTCGGCCCCGTGGTGCTGGCGGCCGCGCTCACCCTGGCGCTGCTCGTCCTCCCGGTGGTCGTGGTCGCCACAAGGGAGGGCCTGCGGGCGGTGCCGGACTCGCTGCGGCAGGCGGCCTACGGGCTGGGCGCGGCCAAGTCGCAGGTGGTGTTCAAGGTGGTCTTGCCCGCGGCGCGCGCCGGCGTGGTGACCGGGGTGATCCTGGCCGTCGCCCGCGCCATCGGCGAGACGGCGCCGCTCCTGATCATCGGAGCGGCGGCCTTCGTTCCGGGAGTGCCGAGCGGCCCGCTATCGCAGTTCACGGTGCTCCCCATCCAGATCTACTCGTGGGTCGGCGAGAACGACCCGGAGTTCGCTCACCTGGCGTCGGCCGGGATAGTCGTGCTCCTGGTCGTGCTGGCGCTGATGTACGCGGTCGCCGCGAGGCTGCGGCGCGCGCTGGAGAGCAGGGCGTGA